AGCGCACGCCGACTCAAATACATCACTCTCGCGACGGGTCTCCTCGGCGGTGTTCTCGCGCTCGTCGCGTGGACGCAGGTGTGGTTCACGGTCACGCTTACCGACGACGTGAGCATCCCCATCGCCGGCGATCGCGCTGCGGGGGCCCTTGCGGCGCTTGGTCTCAGCACACTCGCGCTCGTGGGTGCGTTGGCGATTGCAGGACCGATATTCCGCGTGATTCTTGGTGTGCTCGCGGCCGCTCTCGGTGCAGTCATTGGCGTCTCGTCGATTCTCGCCATCGTCGACCCGATCGCGGAGTCCGCCGCCTCGATCTCGGAGCGAACAGGTGTTGCTGGCGATGATTCTCTTCGTGAACTCATCGTGTCGATCGATACGTCAGGGTGGCCGATCGGCGGCGTCATCATCGGGGTACTGATCCTCGCCTTTTCCGGCGCTGTCATTGCGACATCGAGCCAGTGGCCCTCCAGCTCCCGTCGATACAGCGCGACACGGCTCGAGGGGGAGAACGGCGAGTCGCCGAGCGAGCTATGGGATGCCCTCAGCGACGGGAGCGACCCGACGACGACCGATCCTCGTTCCCCCTAGAATTGATGTGCACCTCGACGAACGGAGATCGATGAACGAGACTGACCCCGGCCACGGCAACTCACCGGCTGCCTGGACGGCCGTCGTCATCATGCTGGTCGGTTTTACCATCGGTACGATCGCCTTCTTCTTCGACCTCGCGTGGCTCGTCGTCGCTTCTGCAGGTCTCGTAGTCGTCGGCGCGGTCGTCGGCTGGCTTCTTTCTAAGGCGGGCTACGGCGTCGGTGGCTCCCGCGTTACTCAGAAGGCACACAACTAGGTGCTCGGCGAACTTGTCGCCGGAGCCCTCGCGGATGCTTCGGCGCGTCGTAGCGTGCGCTCGATCGACGACGTGGAGCGCGCGGCACTCGCTGCGCCACCGGCCCTCGATGCCCGTGCAGCACTGGCGCCGCGGAGCTCGGTGCACATCATCGCCGAGGTGAAGCGTGCGAGCCCCTCGCGCGGCGCGCTCGCAAGCATCCCGGACCCGGCAGCCCTCGCGGCGTTGTACGAGCTGGGCGGCGCGAGCGCGATCAGTGTGCTCACGGAGGAGCGGAAGTTCAAGGGTTCGCTCGCCGACCTCGAGGCAGTCCGCGCCGCTGTGTCCCTCCCGGTCCTGCGGAAAGATTTCATCGCCGAGCCGTATCAGGTCTTCGAAGCTCGAGCCGCTGGTGCCGATCTTGTGCTTCTCATTGTCGCCGCGCTCGACCAGCCGACGCTGTCGTCGCTGTTCACGCTCATCAATGAACTGGGTATGACGCCGCTCGTGGAGACTCATTCGGCGGAGGAGCTCGACAGAGCACTCGACCTGGGGGCGGATGTCGTCGGCGTCAATGCGCGCGACCTTTCGACCTTCGAACTCGACAAGAACCTGTTCGGGGAACTCGCAACGGCCATTCCCGAGGGTGTCGTCAAGATCGCGGAGTCCGCCGTCACGTCACCGGATGACGTCGCACACTACCGTCGCGCAGGAGCCGACGTTGTGCTCGTGGGGGAGGCGCTCGTCACCGGGGATCCCGTCGCGACGCTGAAACGATTTTTGGAGCCATGATGTATCGCGATGAACTCGGCCCGTACTTCGGTGACTTCGGGGGGCGTTTTGTTCCCGAGTCGCTTATCGCGGCCCTCGATGAACTAGACGTCGCCTATCGCGACGCAAAGACCGATCCGGTGTTCCAGTCCGAGCTGGCGGCGCTTCACGCCACGTACACGGGTCGACCGTCGATCATCACCGAGGTTCCGCGGTTCGCCGAGCACGCCGGCGGAGCCCGCATCATCCTCAAGCGCGAGGACCTGAACCACACGGGCTCGCACAAGATCAACAATGTTCTCGGTCAGGCTCTTCTCGCCCGGCGCCTTGGCAAGACCCGCCTCATTGCCGAGACCGGCGCGGGCCAGCATGGGGTTGCCACGGCAACCGCCGCGGCCCTCTTCGGTATGTCGTGCGTCGTCTACATGGGTGAGGTCGACACCGAGCGACAGGCACTCAACGTCGCTCGCATGCGTCTGCTCGGGGCCGAGGTCATCCCCGTCAAGACCGGCTCGCGCACACTCAAGGATGCGATCAACGAGGCACTGCGCGATTGGGTCGCCAACGTCGCGGACACTCATTACCTCCTCGGCACCGTCGCCGGCCCGCACCCGTTCCCAGTTATGGTGCGCGACTTCCACAAGATCATCGGTGAAGAAGCTCGTCAGCAAGTCCTCGAGCTCACCGGTCGACTGCCGGATGCCGTTGCCGCCTGTGTTGGCGGTGGCAGCAACGCCATCGGCATCTTCCATGCCTTCCTCGACGATCCCGAGGTCGCGCTGTACGGCTACGAGGCCGCTGGCGACGGGCACCTGACCGAGCGTCACGCTGCGACACTCACCCGTGGCCGCCCCGGCGTTCTCCATGGAGCGAAGAGCTACATGCTGCAGGACGAGGACGGGCAAACGCTCGAGTCGCACTCCATCTCCGCTGGTCTCGACTATCCGGGTGTCGGTCCGGAGCACGCGTGGCTTCACGACATCGGACGAGCGAGCTACCTCCCGGTGACCGATGACGAAGCGATGCAGGCGTTGCGCCTCCTCAGCCGCACCGAGGGGATCATTCCCGCGATCGAGTCGTCGCACGCCCTTGCCGGAGCGCTCACGCTCGGGCGTGAACTCGGGCCGGAGTCGATCATCCTCGTCAATCTCTCCGGTCGCGGAGACAAGGACATGGAAACCGCAGCCACGTACTTCGACATCCTGGATGCCCGATGAGCCGCGTCGCGGACGTCATCGCCGCGCGTCGCGATGCCGGATCGGGGGCGCTCGTCGGCTACCTCCCCGCAGGATTCCCTGACCTCTCGACGAGCATCGACGCCGCTGTGGCCCTCGCGCACAACGGCGTTGATGTCATCGAACTCGGACTTCCGTACTCCGACCCCGTCATGGACGGAACGGTCATTCAGAAGGCAACCCAGACCGCGCTTGCCGGCGGTTTCCGACTGGCCCACGGTTTCGAGGCGGTGCGCCAGATCACGGCGCAGACCGACGTGCCGGTTCTCGTGATGACGTACTGGAATCCCGTGGTCCAGTACGGCGTCGATCGCTTCGCTGACGACCTGCGCGCCGCGGGTGGAGCCGGTCTCATCACGCCGGATCTCATCCCGGATGAGGCGGGCGATTGGCTCGCGGCATCCGACCGCGTCGATCTCGACCGCGTCTTTCTCGCTGCACCGTCGTCCACAGACGAACGACTGCGCCAGTCCGTTGAACTCAGTCGCGGGTTCGTGTACGCGGTCTCCACGATGGGGATCACGGGTGCCAGGAGCGACGTCGATTCGGCCGCGCGCACTCTCGTCGACAGGCTCCGTACGGTCGGGGCGACGTCGACGTGTGTTGGCCTTGGAATCTCAACCGCCGAGCAGGTGCGCGAAGTGCTCGCCTACGCCGATGGCGCCATCGTGGGGTCCGCACTCGTGAGGGCCCTCGCCGACGATGGCGTCGAGGGTGTCGCCCGTGCCGCCGCCGCTCTCTCCGCCGGTACTAGACTCGCGTAGTCCGTACGAAAGGTCTGAAGGTTTGTCGTTCCTGCCGCTCTCCATCCCGAGCCCGCCCGAGGATTGGCGCAGCATCGACTTCGGTCGTTGGCTCGCCTCGACGTTCGGGTGGGAGTTTGCCGAGTCCTGGCGCATTGCGACCTACGCCCTTCTCATCCTCGTCGGCATTGTGCTCGCGACCGCCTGGGTCAACTCCCGACTGAAGGCGCGCGGAGCCGAGCCGGGTGTCGTGCTCGACGTGATCATTTTCGCCGTGCCGCTCGGACTCGTGGGTGCGCGTGCCTACCACGTGCTTACGCACCTCGGCGACTACTTCTACGAGGGCTCGAACCCGTGGAATCCGCTCCAGCCTGGCAGCGTATGGGCGATCTGGGAGGGCGGCAACGCCATCATCGGCTCGCTCATCGGAGGCGCCATCGGTGCCTACATCGGATGCCGCGTCACGGGCCTGCGCTTCTGGACCTTCGCGGATGCCCTTGCCCCCGCCATTCTCCTGGCTCAGGTCATCGGTCGCCTCGGCAACTACGTCAATCACGAGCTCTTCGGTCTGCCGACCGATCTGCCGTGGGGCCTCGAAATCCCGAGCCCCAATCCGGCCATCCCCGTCGGTCTGCCCGAGGGAACTCTCTTCCACCCGACGTTCCTCTACGAGATGATCTGGAACACCGTCGGAATCGTCTTCCTGCTCACGATGGAGCGTCAGTTCCGTCTACAGCGTCGCCGTATTGCGGGCCTCTCGATCGTTGTTCCGGTTGGCGATGCTCAACCTCGACTCCAATGGGGCAAGGTCTGGGCCCTGTACCTCGTCTGGTACGGCGTTGGGCGTGTCATTTTCGAGTCGATTCGGATCGATCCGAGCGAGGTTTTCTTCGGCATCCGCGCCAACGTCTGGGGTGCCTTCGCACTCATCGTCATCGGTGTCGTTCTGTACCTCGTTCAGCGTCGCCGTCACCCGGGTCTCGAGCCGAGCCCGTACGTGCCGGGTCGCGAGTGGGTCCCGGGGGGTGCTGTAGACTCGGACGAGACCTATTCGGACTCCGACGACCCCAGCGACGAGGCTGCGACGGAGCCTGAGTTGGCCGCCACAAGCGGATCACAAACCCCGACCTCCTAATCCCACGGAGGCCGTTCACCCCTTGGGCCGCCGACGTCCCGCATTTCCAGCACCATCGTGAGGACGGTAGCCATGGCTCTCACGCCAGTTTTCGAGCGTTTCAGCTCCACGCCAGCAGCAACAGGTTTGTACGACCCGCGCAATGAGCGCGATGCGTGCGGCCTCGCCATGGTCGCGACGCTGCGCGGTACCGCCGGTCACGACATCATCGACACGGCACTCGGTGCCCTCCGCAACCTCGAGCACCGTGGAGCTGTCGGCTCCGACGCTGGCACCGGCGACGGAGCTGGTATCAACACGCAGATTCCGGATGCTTTCCTCCGGGCGGTCGTTGACTTCGAGCTCCCGGCCGCTGGTCGCTACGCCGTCGGTATGGCCTTCCTGCCGACCGACGCGACCGAGCGCGACGAGATCAAGGCGGGTGTTGCCCGTCTCGCCGAGTCCGAGAGCCTGCGTGTGCTCGGCTGGCGCGAGGTTCCCGTGGACCCAACACAGCTGGGCAACCTCGCACGCGCGGCGATGCCGGCCTTCGAGCAGTTGTTTGTGCAATCGACCCGCGAGACAGGCAAGGGCACGGCATCCGGTCTCGAACTGGAGCGCCAGGTCTTCCGGCTCCGCAAGCGTGCGGAGCACGAACTGCACGTCTACTTCCCGTCGCTCTCGTCGCGCACGCTCGTCTACAAGGGCATGGTCACGACTCTCCAACTCGAGCCGTTCTATCCCGACCTGTCTGATGAGCGCTTCGTTTCGAAGCTCGCCCTCGTGCACTCGCGGTATTCGACCAACACGTTCCCGTCGTGGCCGCTCGCCCAGCCGTTCCGCATGATTGCGCACAACGGTGAGATCAACACCGTTCAGGGCAACCGCAACTGGATGCGGGCGCGCCAGTCGCAGCTCGAGAGCGAGGTGCTCGGGGACATCCGGTCGATCCTCCCTATCAACACCCCTGGCGCGAGTGACTCTGCCTCGTTCGATGAGGTCGTGGAGTTGCTCAATCTCGCTGGCCGCAGCTTGCCGCACGCGATGATGATGATGGTCCCGGAAGCGTGGGAGAACCAGGCAGACATCGACCCCACCAAACGAGCCTTCTACGAGTACCACTCGATGCTCATGGAGCCGTGGGATGGTCCGGCCGCACTCGTCTTCACCGACGGCTCGCTCGTCGGCGCGACCCTCGACCGCAATGGACTTCGCCCCGGTCGCTATCTCGTCACCGACGACGGCCTTGTGGTGCTCGCCAGTGAGATCGGCGTTTTCGATGTCGAACCGAGCAAGGTCGTGCGTAAGGGTCGACTCCGCCCGGGCAAGATGTTCCTCGTCGACACGGCAGAAGGCCGAATCATCGAGGACGATGAGGTCAAGGCTGAGCTCGCCGGCTCGCAGCCGTGGGGTGAATGGCTCGAAGAGGGCAGGATCGCCCTGCGCGACCTACCCGAACGCGAGCACATTGTGCACACGCCGGCCTCGGTCGTCCGTCGGCAGCGCACGTTCGGATACACCGAAGAAGAGGTGCGCATCCTCATCGCGCCGATGGCGAAAAACGCAGCAGAGCCTCTCGGCGCCATGGGGTCTGACACCCCGATCGCGGTGCTGTCCGACCGGCCGCGGCTGCTGTTCGACTACTTCACTCAGCAGTTCGCCCAGGTGACCAACCCGCCGCTCGACTCCATCCGCGAAGAGGTTGTGACGTCGATGGCCCTGGGGCTCGGCCCTGAGCGCAACTTGCTCAGTGCAACACCCGAGCACGCCCATCAGGTCGCACTCGAGTTCCCCGTCATCGACAACGATGAACTCGCGAAGATCCAGCACATCGACACCACTCCGGGCAGCACCCGTT
This genomic window from Antiquaquibacter oligotrophicus contains:
- a CDS encoding DUF6704 family protein, translating into MNETDPGHGNSPAAWTAVVIMLVGFTIGTIAFFFDLAWLVVASAGLVVVGAVVGWLLSKAGYGVGGSRVTQKAHN
- the trpA gene encoding tryptophan synthase subunit alpha gives rise to the protein MSRVADVIAARRDAGSGALVGYLPAGFPDLSTSIDAAVALAHNGVDVIELGLPYSDPVMDGTVIQKATQTALAGGFRLAHGFEAVRQITAQTDVPVLVMTYWNPVVQYGVDRFADDLRAAGGAGLITPDLIPDEAGDWLAASDRVDLDRVFLAAPSSTDERLRQSVELSRGFVYAVSTMGITGARSDVDSAARTLVDRLRTVGATSTCVGLGISTAEQVREVLAYADGAIVGSALVRALADDGVEGVARAAAALSAGTRLA
- the trpB gene encoding tryptophan synthase subunit beta, encoding MMYRDELGPYFGDFGGRFVPESLIAALDELDVAYRDAKTDPVFQSELAALHATYTGRPSIITEVPRFAEHAGGARIILKREDLNHTGSHKINNVLGQALLARRLGKTRLIAETGAGQHGVATATAAALFGMSCVVYMGEVDTERQALNVARMRLLGAEVIPVKTGSRTLKDAINEALRDWVANVADTHYLLGTVAGPHPFPVMVRDFHKIIGEEARQQVLELTGRLPDAVAACVGGGSNAIGIFHAFLDDPEVALYGYEAAGDGHLTERHAATLTRGRPGVLHGAKSYMLQDEDGQTLESHSISAGLDYPGVGPEHAWLHDIGRASYLPVTDDEAMQALRLLSRTEGIIPAIESSHALAGALTLGRELGPESIILVNLSGRGDKDMETAATYFDILDAR
- the trpC gene encoding indole-3-glycerol phosphate synthase TrpC; protein product: MLGELVAGALADASARRSVRSIDDVERAALAAPPALDARAALAPRSSVHIIAEVKRASPSRGALASIPDPAALAALYELGGASAISVLTEERKFKGSLADLEAVRAAVSLPVLRKDFIAEPYQVFEARAAGADLVLLIVAALDQPTLSSLFTLINELGMTPLVETHSAEELDRALDLGADVVGVNARDLSTFELDKNLFGELATAIPEGVVKIAESAVTSPDDVAHYRRAGADVVLVGEALVTGDPVATLKRFLEP
- a CDS encoding Trp biosynthesis-associated membrane protein, whose translation is MSARRLKYITLATGLLGGVLALVAWTQVWFTVTLTDDVSIPIAGDRAAGALAALGLSTLALVGALAIAGPIFRVILGVLAAALGAVIGVSSILAIVDPIAESAASISERTGVAGDDSLRELIVSIDTSGWPIGGVIIGVLILAFSGAVIATSSQWPSSSRRYSATRLEGENGESPSELWDALSDGSDPTTTDPRSP
- the lgt gene encoding prolipoprotein diacylglyceryl transferase — protein: MSFLPLSIPSPPEDWRSIDFGRWLASTFGWEFAESWRIATYALLILVGIVLATAWVNSRLKARGAEPGVVLDVIIFAVPLGLVGARAYHVLTHLGDYFYEGSNPWNPLQPGSVWAIWEGGNAIIGSLIGGAIGAYIGCRVTGLRFWTFADALAPAILLAQVIGRLGNYVNHELFGLPTDLPWGLEIPSPNPAIPVGLPEGTLFHPTFLYEMIWNTVGIVFLLTMERQFRLQRRRIAGLSIVVPVGDAQPRLQWGKVWALYLVWYGVGRVIFESIRIDPSEVFFGIRANVWGAFALIVIGVVLYLVQRRRHPGLEPSPYVPGREWVPGGAVDSDETYSDSDDPSDEAATEPELAATSGSQTPTS